The Daucus carota subsp. sativus chromosome 9, DH1 v3.0, whole genome shotgun sequence genome window below encodes:
- the LOC108200426 gene encoding gallate 1-beta-glucosyltransferase 84A24, with product MSNAMKSRDLVHVLLVSFPAQGHVNPLLRLGNLLASTGLLVTFSAPESIGSSMRKANKNIDDLTQVGEGMIRFEFFDDGLGQHDDPRRNDLDTYIRHLELHGKEAVTRFVEKHNKQGQPVACLINNPFIPWVTDIAHDLKIPNAVLWVQSCACLSAYYHYYNKLAIFPDETNPEIDVQLPSMPLLKHDEVPSFLHPHSPYTVLGRAILGQFKNLSKTFCVLIETFEELESELVDYMSKFCLIKPIGPLFKNPKSSNSSIQGDFIKADDCLSFLDSKEPASVVYISFGSVVALSQEQAEEIAFGLLNSGVSFLWVLRPPHPNFDPVILPETFLEKIGERGKIVQWCAQKEVLQHPSVAYFVTHCGWNSTLEAITSGVPVVAFPAWGDQVTNAKYLVEVLHLGVRLSRGDQTEKVAISRDRIENCLKEAFGPKAAELKKNALKWKQVAEEGVAEGGSSDRNLKDFVDKIRDVSKLGGVDVNPLVVNEKSRT from the coding sequence ATGTCGAATGCTATGAAATCTCGAGATCTTGTTCATGTCTTACTAGTCTCTTTCCCTGCTCAAGGCCATGTCAACCCTCTACTCAGACTCGGCAACCTCCTTGCCTCCACAGGCCTCCTCGTCACCTTCTCGGCCCCCGAAAGTATCGGAAGCTCTATGAGAAAAGCTAACAAGAACATCGACGACCTCACTCAGGTCGGTGAAGGCATGATCCGGTTCGAGTTCTTCGATGACGGATTAGGCCAACACGATGATCCGAGACGCAATGATCTCGACACCTATATTCGGCATCTTGAGTTGCACGGAAAAGAGGCCGTTACTAGATTTGTGgaaaaacataacaaacaaGGCCAGCCCGTGGCGTGCCTCATCAACAATCCGTTCATTCCATGGGTCACTGATATTGCTCATGACCTCAAAATCCCGAACGCGGTGCTTTGGGTACAATCTTGCGCTTGTTTATCCGCTTATTATCATTACTATAACAAATTGGCCATATTTCCGGATGAGACTAATCCGGAGATTGATGTCCAATTGCCATCCATGCCTTTGCTGAAACACGACGAGGTCCCTAGCTTCTTGCACCCTCATAGTCCTTACACTGTTTTAGGAAGAGCAATCTTAGGCCAGTTCAAGAATTTGTCGAAAACGTTTTGTGTGCTCATAGAAACATTTGAAGAACTCGAAAGTGAGCTCGTTGATTACATGTCAAAATTCTGCCTCATCAAACCTATTGGTCCATTATTCAAGAATCCTAAATCTTCGAACTCTAGCATCCAAGGCGATTTCATAAAAGCCGACGATTGCCTCAGTTTCTTGGACTCCAAGGAACCCGCGTCAGTTGTGTACATATCATTCGGCAGTGTTGTTGCTCTAAGTCAAGAACAAGCCGAGGAAATTGCTTTCGGGCTTCTGAATTCGGGTGTTTCGTTTTTGTGGGTTTTAAGGCCGCCTCACCCGAATTTCGACCCTGTAATTCTCCCCGAAacttttttggaaaaaattggCGAACGTGGAAAAATTGTGCAATGGTGCGCGCAAAAAGAAGTCCTCCAACACCCATCCGTGGCCTATTTTGTAACGCATTGCGGATGGAACTCGACGTTGGAGGCGATTACTAGCGGCGTCCCGGTGGTGGCCTTTCCAGCATGGGGTGATCAAGTGACGAATGCAAAGTACTTGGTTGAAGTGTTACACTTGGGAGTTAGACTAAGTAGAGGTGACCAAACTGAAAAAGTTGCGATTTCGAGGGACCGAATTGAAAATTGCTTGAAAGAGGCTTTTGGACCTAAGGCAGCTGAGCTGAAAAAAAATGCACTCAAGTGGAAGCAAGTGGCGGAGGAAGGGGTGGCTGAGGGTGGCTCATCAGATCGGAATTTGAAAGACTTTGTGGACAAAATTAGAGACGTATCAAAGTTGGGTGGGGTTGATGTGAACCCCCTTGTTGTGAATGAAAAATCCCGCACGTAA